The following are encoded together in the Phycisphaerae bacterium genome:
- a CDS encoding DUF1629 domain-containing protein: protein MDALTIFQLLQVLERGEHTMVVAERDLKGVGTGVKACDPLPTRWPCGVTFHATGSAPEDIPFSVFGWWLFSDRLKRLIESEQLHGITFLPVEVVNDLPSPIQRYWYAHFECIAGALDRERSTVAYYGPDRSGPGPRLNVIKPVLHHEQACSQDFFRLKEYWPTVFTSGRFRDLCMRERISGASFRVVPLV from the coding sequence GTGGACGCGCTTACGATATTCCAATTGCTGCAAGTGCTCGAACGTGGCGAGCACACCATGGTCGTGGCCGAGCGCGATCTCAAAGGTGTGGGCACCGGTGTTAAAGCGTGTGATCCGCTACCGACACGTTGGCCATGCGGTGTGACGTTTCACGCGACTGGCTCTGCTCCCGAAGATATTCCGTTCAGTGTGTTCGGCTGGTGGCTGTTCTCGGACCGCTTGAAGCGGCTAATCGAGTCAGAGCAGCTACATGGGATCACATTTCTGCCGGTTGAAGTTGTTAACGATCTCCCCAGCCCGATACAACGCTACTGGTACGCCCACTTTGAATGCATTGCGGGAGCTCTCGATCGTGAACGCTCCACCGTAGCGTACTACGGTCCCGATCGGTCAGGGCCCGGCCCCCGGCTAAATGTGATTAAGCCCGTCCTTCACCATGAACAGGCTTGCAGTCAGGATTTCTTCCGTCTGAAGGAATACTGGCCGACGGTGTTCACTTCCGGGCGATTTCGCGATTTATGCATGCGGGAACGGATCAGTGGCGCTTCCTTCCGGGTAGTGCC